The genomic interval TTTATTTGTACGTGCTAATGGGATCTCTCTGATGTCTCTCTCTCCAGCCAGCTCAGCTTGCTCTTATTTGTAGTCAGGGCTGCTAATCCTCAGCAGTGCCCTaattctgcagaaaggaagggtGCAGCCTTGGGCTTGGGCAGCTGTGCAAGCTCCTGGCTTTCCAGGAAGAACGCATCCTTTTCTCTGGCTGTGAGCACGCAGTGCCTCTCACCTTTGCTGCAGAGAGGGTCTGGAGCGTGGACTTTTCTCCTTCAACACTTCTCTGCCTCTGACAAGCTGTGAAACAACCCGTGTCTGCCTTCCTTGCGCTGTGCCATCCGttcagccctgctcagccccacatCTTGCCTGCGTGGGATCCACCAGCGCCCTGCCACTGctccctcccagtccctgctgagcagcagaaagcCACTTGCAGTGCTTACACAACTTGTTTTGTCTGGCACCGTGCTTTGTGTGTCTCCCTTGCAGCGTGGCCCTGCCATTGCATCTCATTGCTCCTGCGGTCTGGGTGTCTCTGTGCACaaccccagcacagctgcagctcagagatgCCCTCCATGAATCCCAAGTGCTTGTTATTCCTCAGCTTGGCCATAACTCCCTGCTGAAGTCAGGACATCGTCAGCAGTGGTAATAAAAGAAATTCGAGCTTGGACAAGTTTTCCCTGGCACCTTCTTGAGGCAAATACTATTAAGCTATTGAACCATTCAGTGGCCGCTGGATGGGGTTGAGTGGGAGATTTGCCAAAGGATGCTTTGTGGATGAAACCTTACCAGCCTACAAGAAAAGAGGTAACAAATGGTGAGGATTTAGGAGTCTGTGCCCgtgctgctgtgccctcctGGCTCTCCTGTGGCTTTTCTCAGCTTCCTCAGGTCCCGCTGCCAGCCAgcgccagcagctctgctgttcccCCAAATGACCTTTTAATTACATAATGACTTGCAAACATTCAGCACCAACAACATACCCAAATAATTGAAACAATGTTTTTCCAGCTTGGAAAAACACCAGTCTGTATCTCTGACcccttctgcagctccagctgaagGCGCGCAAGGTTCCGCATCTTGGGTGACGATGGAGAACCCCAGACATCGATGGTCTCAGCTCTCACTGCTCTCCTCACTCCTGtctttctgcttcctccttGCAGATCGAGCAACAGCATGGCTGCCACTGCTGCCGTCAGCCCCAGTGAATacctgcagccagctgcctcCACTGCCCAGGTGAGTGCAGGTGGTGTGAGCTCCTGCTGGGCCGGGGGCAGTGCCCCAGGTGTGGGCCTGCAGGCAGCGTGCCCCACAGGAGGAGCTCTGCTTGCaagacaggctggggagctgcatTCTGGACACGTTCCCAGCTCCAGTCCTCACTCCTGGCAGAGCTGTTGCTCctagcagtgctgtgttttccttaaGGACCTCTCGGGTCATGTTAGCAGCTGATTTCACAAGGTGGTCTTGGGATTATAACCACGTGAAGCACTGCAGGGTGTGTGTAATGGGTGTGAGTGGCAACAGACTTGAAGGGCGTCTGCAGCTTTATGGAGGTTGTAAGAACACAGACACGGGATTAAAAGGCAGCCAGCATCCTGATGGCTAAAAGCAGTGCGACTGGGGCGAGCTAAAGGCACACGTGATACGGCTAATTAAGCAGCTCACTTAATAAGCAGTGTTTAATTGGCGCGGACTGAGTTACTTTCGATAGCGTGTAGCCTTTCCCTCTCTGACTCAATCTCAGTCCTGTTTGGTTTAAGACCCTGGCTCTAACATGCCTGTCTCCTTCCTGGTTCCCAGGACTCCCAGCCGTCTCCGCTCGCCCTCCTCGCAGCAACATGTAGCAAAATTGGTCCCCCAGCAGTGGAAGCCGCCGTGACTCCTCCTGCCCCTCCTCAGCCAACGCCTCGCAAACTTGTCCCCATCAAacctgctcctctccctctggGCTCTGGTAAGAACAGCTTCGGGATCCTGTCGTCGAAAGGGAATCTCTTCCAGATCCAGGGCTCCCAGGTTGGCACCTCCTACCCCGGGGGGCAGCTGGTTTTTGCCATTCAGAACCCAACTGTCATCAGCAAAGGGACTCGCTCGTCTGCAAACATCCAGTACCAGACGGTGCCCCAGATCCAGGCTGCAGGGGGGCAGACCATCCAAGTCCAGCCCAACCTCACCAACCAGATCCAAATTATTCCAGGCACGAATCAGGCCATTCTcaccccatcctcatcctctcACAAGCCCGTGCCCATCAAGCCAGCACCGGCGCAGAAGAGCGGAGCTTCACCGGTGCAGGGCTCGAGCAACGTGGTCAAGTTAAGCGGTGGCAGCAACGTGACTCTCACCCTGCCTGTGAACAACCTGGTGAACGCTGCAGAGTCAAGCACGCAGGCTCAGGTGGTTGCAGAGAGCCCCTCAAAGCCTGGCAAAAAGACTCGAAAGAAAGCCATGTCACCCAGCCAGCCCTCCGCTGTGGCTGTGGCCGAGCAGGTGGAGACGGTGTTGATAGAGACGACGGCGGAGAACATCATCCAGGCGGGGAACAACCTGCTGATCGTGCAGAGCCcgggctctgggcagcctgccgTGGTGCAGCAGGTGCAGGTGGTGCAGCCCAAGCAGGAGTCCCAGGTGGTGCAGATCCCACAGCAGGCCCTGCGTGTGGTCCAGGCTGCCTCAGCCACGCTCCCCACCGTCCCCCAGAAGTCCTCCCAGAACATCCAGATCCAGACGACAGAGTCCGCTCCTACGCAGGTACATCATCTGCTGTGACGTCCCTCTGCCCTGGTTCTACTCCAAGCCCTTCCTCGggcttttaaaaagctgaagagTTTTGTGAGACACATCCCCAGGTTGGCATCAGGTTCAGGCGTGGATTCTCTGATGCCCAAGAAGGGTTGGGAGTGCAGCCGCTCCCTCACTGGGGCTTTACTGAGCCTCTCCCTGGCTGCCTCTTTTCACAGGACTTTTAGGAGCACCGTGTCTTTGCAAACTGCTGCGCTTTCAGCCTCAGGCTGGAGTTATCCTGCCTGTCAGAAGCTTGGGGAGGTGGGAGAGCAGACTCACAGGCTGCAGGACTGTTGCTGGTGTTACCTTTGGAAACCAGGCTGCAAAGCTAAAGCAGCCCTCTGCTGTTGTTGCGGGGCCAGGACCAGTCTGCGGGAGGCCCAGTGTCTTAAGAGGCGTGGGCAGCTTCTCTGTGGCTTCCTGCAGGCCCACACTTCTGGATTTCTGAGTGGAGATTGCCCTTCCCTGCTGGCTTCAACCagtctcattctttttctctcccccccccccccccctcccatcAGGTCTATTTCAAAACACCATCGGGTGAACTGCAAACAGTGCTGCTCCAGGAAGCCCCGGCCGTGACGGTGGCTCCatccagcacctcctgcagcagccccgTGTCCCGCAACTCTGgcacagcatccagcagcaAGAAACCAACCGCACGCAAGGAGCGTCCGCTGCCAAAGATCGCGCCTGCCGGAGGAGTCATCAGCTTGAGTGCAGcccagctggcagctgcagcacaggccATGCAGACCATCAACATCAACGGGGTGCAGGTCCAGGGTGTGCCTGTCACCATCACCAATGCTGGAGGTGGGCTGCGTGCTGCGCCGCGGCGGGCGGGAGGGACGGGGGGGGACAGGCGGCCCCTTCCAGCAGTGCTCTTCACAGCTGGGATGTGGCAGCTCTGTAAACAAGCCTTGTATCCCGAGGCTGAACGTTGCTGGGTGTTAGATGTCAACAGCTTGTCTAGCTCTCTTCGCTGCAGGAGGCTCTGTGTGTTTCGTAGGGGGGCTCTTtggctgctctgctggttgGCTGTCAGGGACAGCAGttagcacagagctgcagtgtggtgctgagctgcaggatgtGGAATCGTAGcctggtttgggttggaagggaccttaaagatcatcagtTCCAACTCTCCCCTGCTGTGGAATGGTTGcctcccaccagaccaggctgcccagggccctatccagcCTAGCCTCGAGCACCTCATGAATGGAGCGTCCACACAGGGGCAGTGTGCCAGGGCCttactgccctctgagtgaaaaatttaCCCTGCTGTGTCTGCTTTGGGCCCCTGAGTGACTCTGTTTTCTCCTGCGTGCTGTGCAGAGGCAGCGAGCTGCACCCAGGGATGAGTTTGTGTCACCTCTCCTTGCACCTGCCGTGCTGCCGAGCgaggatgctgctgcttatAGCCAAATACTGCCCATAGCCAAACCAGGAGAGGTGCCTTCACGCATGCAGGCTGTGTCATGAGGCACTGCCactccctcagctcctctgtggAACAAGTGTGTGtcttaaactgaaaataacCAGACACAGCCCCGGGCCTGTGAGCCACAGACAGCCTTGGCGCACTCCAGTCTCCCTTTGCCCGCCAGGAGCTGCACGTCCCCATGGCAGCTCCGTCCTCCCTGCTCTGGCAAACTGTCCCCAGcccagagctggcagctgcagggagctgaggggaggAAGTTAGGTCTGAGGGAAGTTTATCTGCTTTGTGATCCAGAAAGACCTGCTGACGTTTGGTGGTTTCTCTCCCAGCAAGAACCAGCAGGAGTCCCGACTGGGTTTTGCAGTCAGAAGCTGTTCTTTCTTGCTCCACTAAACGATGTCAGCATAAAACGTGGTCCAGTGTGGTTTAGTGCTCCGCAGTGGACCGCTGTCATCACTGGGGTAGCTTTTAAAGGGgtttttaattgctgctttGTGTTGGGTGTCAGGAGATGGCACAGGCAGATATTGCTGCTGTCTGCGCCGCTCCCCGCACCGTGCCACAAGGCTGGCCAGGCCGTGCTGAGCCCTGGCTGTGAGGGGACCGGTAGGACCTGCTGGCTCCACGAGTGGAGGCTGAGCCTGGTTTTCTCAAGGACCAGAAGGGCCTGTGTGTATCGCCGTGCTGTCAGAGAGCTGCCCTCACCCTGGGCTTAGCACATCTCCTCGCAGTGTTGCACTGACACCTTTGCTCTGCCCGCATCCCCTCTGTGCAGTGACCTCCTCTTTGCTCATCCATCAGATCCcactccttctccttctccttctccttctccttctccttctccttctccttctccttctccttctccttctccttctccttctccttctccttctccttctccttctccttctccttctccttctccttctccttctccttctccttctccttctccttctccttctccttctccttctccttgccTGCTGCCCCCAGAGCTTGCTGACGCTGACCCCATCTTCTTCTTTCCAGCCCCCATCACGGCTGCCCGGGTGCTGTGCAGGGCCCAGGCTGCCACCTCCGTGAGTGCCCGAGCGTGGAGCGGCCCTTAGGGTCCAGGGTAAGTCCCATTTTTTTTGGTCAATATATTGCACGTTTTTTcaaagtttcttttttgtttcctctttggTCATTTCCCCACCCCGAAGGATCAAACCAAAAACTTTGAAAAACCGCACAgtatattcagaaaaaaaaagggacttACCAGCCCCACTTGGGGCCAGCATGTAGCAGCGGGGCTGTGGCAATGCTGCATGTGGGGCTGGGGTGCCCAGCTGGGGTCCGTCCCATTCCACACGCGTGGTCTTTCCCCCGGCCAGCCGCTTCCACAGGGCTTCAGTGCACGCAGCATGGAGACACTCGCAGCCCCTCAGGCACGGGGGCTCGCAGGGCAGAACCTGACTCCCCGTTTCCCTCCCCAGGCCAACAGCAGCTGACTGTGCAGAACGTCTCTGGCAACAATCTGACCATCAGCGGCCTGAGCCCGACCCAGATCCAGCTCCAGATGGAGCAAGCACTGGCCGGGGAGATGCAGCCGGGAGAAAAACGACGGCGGATGGCCTGCACCTGCCCCAACTGCAAGGATGGGGAGAAGAGGTGAGCGGTGCACAGAGGGGAGGGGGCTCAGCTCATAGCAGGGGGGTCTGCGCCCATTGCAGGGCTGACGCCTGCCCCGCTGCATTCCTCACCAGGCCTGGGGACCAAGGGAAGAAGAAGCACATCTGCCACATCCCCGAATGCGGGCGGACCTTCCGCAAGACCTCGCTGCTGCGTGCTCACGTGCGCCTGCACACGGGCGAACGTCCTTTTGTCTGCAACTGGGTGTTCTGTGGGAAGCGCTTCACACGCAGCGACGAGCTGCAGCGGCACGCGCGCACGCACACAGGTCTGTGGCCCTGCATGCACCCCTCTCGCTCCCAGGGCGGCCCTCTGAATTGTAGCCCATGCTCTGTGAGGGCTGGGGTGATCTCAGGCTGCCTCGGATTGTCTTTAGGATGTGGTAGAGATACTGGGAAGGGATTGGAAggagagctgttggagggggTCTGGAGGAGAGCTGCAAAGATGATCGAGGGGGTGGAGAGCCTCCCCTGcagagacaggctgagagaactgggcttgttcagcctggagaagagaaggctgcagggcgacctcattgcagcctttcagtacctaaagggagcttacaaacgggaggggagtcaactcttggcaaggggagatgacagcaggatgaggggaaatggcttgaagttgacggagggcagatggaggttggatgtaAGGGGGAAGTTCTgttgctgtgagagtggtgaggtgctggaacagctgcccagagaggctgtgatgccccggccatccctggaggtgttcaaggtcaggttggatggggccctgggcagcctggtctggcattaaatggggaggttggtggccctgcctgtggcagggaggttggagattcatcatccttgaggtcccttccaacccaagccactctatgattctgtgaacactgAGGGGCGTTTCGCTGCCTTTGGGCTGTCAAGGTGACCATGGGGCTGCAAATGAGACCTGCCACAGGCGTCACCACCTCCATGGCAGGTCCCTGTGGCCGTGACTGGGAGCTGTGGGGacgcagcagggctgtgggtggtGACAACATCCCCGAGGTCCCCCAGCCCTGACGGCCTCTGCTCTCCCCGCAGGCGACAAGCGATTCGAGTGCGCGCAGTGCCAGAAGCGCTTCATGCGGAGCGACCACCTGACGAAGCACTATAAAACCCACCTGATCACCAAGAACTTGTAGGGCTGGGAGCCACGTcttgaacaaacaaaaccccccccctctccccccatccTTTGAGGGGCCACGGTGAGGATCCGCCAGGCGCCGACCTGTCACCCCACCGCCCTCACAGCACTCCAGTCTCCCCGGCCGCCCTTTGAGGGCAGCCGCGtcccctccagcacagctctcagggGACGTCCTCTGCCACCGTGTGGGCTTCACGCAGAAGCAGCCCTCGCAGAGGGGCCGATCCCCCTCGTGGAGCCGTGGGGCAAAGCACCCGGCATGGCCCCGGCACAGCGGGGCGCGCAGGGCTCGGCACACCAGGGGCTGCACCCTCCGATGCGGGAGGGCCGAGAACGCCTCCACAGCACATTCCtactttatatttaaaatctatAAATAGTTATAAATATCTATATAAACCCCTTTGGAAGGTCCCTTTTTTTCTATGGAGATCGTTGCCTTACGCTCCCTGTTCCCGATTACCAACACTGTGTATGGtgagtgctttttttccccatctttatTTAATTGCTCCCTCCTCAGACCTGCCCTCCCCCtctcccatttctttttcccccttttctccccctttttcccccttttctcccccttatccccctttcccccccctttttttccccacttctctccttccccccccccctcctgcGTTTCTTTTCCAGCAATGAAGGTTCCTTTCactctgatttctttctcactCCTTTCTGTTTCCAAGTGACGTGGCGTTTTCCCTTTCAATCTTGGGACTTTAATCTCCTTTATGTGCTTCCCCCCCCAACCCGGACTGTGTATAGTGTACATTGTATCATAGATTATATTGCTTTTGTGTTTACTGcgtttaaaagaaaagaaaacaaaacgaaacatATGGCTTGTTATTTTtgagcttttaaattaaaacagatcCACTTTATTTTTTAGTTGTAACTGCCCACGGTTGTTTTCTGCATTGTGACAGATCTGTTCTAATTACCTGTAACCGGTTGGCCGGTGTGGAGGCAGCCGGGAGCTTTTCTTGCTCAATAAATTTGGTCGCCAGAGGCAAACCCCGCTCCGCCCAGCTCCTTTCCCCGCCTCCATCCCCCCCCcgctgcccccagccccgctcccgGTGCCCCCGTCCTCCCACCGCATGGGGGCGCTGTGCGCTGCCTGCCCCCGAGCAGGGGTGTGGCCGGTAGGCGGTGCCTCCCTCAACGCGGCTTCCTATTGGCTCCCAGATGGGCGTGAGGCCGGTGGGCGGTGCCCTCGCGGCGCGCCTTCCTATTGGCTCAACACCTGCGAAAGGGCGGTGAGGCCGGTGGGCGGGGTCGGCCGCAACGCAGCTTCCTATTGGCTCCCTGATGGGCGGTGCCGCCCCGCAGCGCGGCGCTCTATTGGCTGATCTGCGGGGGGCGGGGATATAGCGGAGCGCGGGGTTCGGCCGTGCGCCGTTCGGTGCCGCTCCGCTGCCGTCGCCATGGACCTGGGGCCGCTGAGGATGGGCTACCGCGGGGACGAGGAGGTGCGGGgcggccgggggcggcggggcctCGGCACGGGGATCCCCCGACCCTCACATCGCCCCGGTGCCCGCAGGCCTTCGAGGAGCGGCACCTGGCTTCCCGGCACCCTATCGAGCAGTTCGCGGCTTGGTTCACGGAGGCGGCGCGGTGCCCGGCTGTGGGCGAGGCCAACGCCATGTGCCTGGCCACGTGCGGCAGGTGAGTACCGGGGCTGGGGGCGTGTGGGGGGCCGTGCCGCCAGGCCTTGACCGCCCCCTGCCCGCTATCGCAGGGACGGGAGGCCCTCGGCCCGTATGGTGCTGCTGAAGGGCTTCGGGCGCGACGGGTTCCGCTTCTTCACCAACTACGAGAGCCGCAAGGGGAGGGAGCTGGTGAGCgccgggctgcgggcggggATCCCGCGGAGCTGTTCCGGAGCTGCGTGGCCGCTGACGGCTCTCTCCTGTTCTCCCTTTCCACGTTTCAGGATGCCAACCCCTTCGCTTCTGTTGTCTTCTATTGGGAGCCGCTCCACCGGCAGGTGTGTGCGTGGTGTGGGGCGAGGTTGCgtctcccccttctccccccccctttGGGGCTCTGTGGGATTTTGGGATTCGAGCTTTCAGGTTCGGGCTCTCCAGGTGGGATTTGGCTGCTTGTTGTTCCTGCTGTGAGGGGCAGGGCCTGTGCAAAGGGAGCTGTAAGGAGGGAGGAAGCAGATGCTGAAGCAGGGTGTGCTGGGATAGGACAGGgggaaacagtttcaaactgaaagtgGAGATTTAGACTGAATATAAGGAGAAGGTTTTTTGCAgcgagggtggtgaggtacaggttgcctggagaggatgctccatccttgggGAGCTTCAAGGTCAGACTGGGTGAGGCTCTGAGcctgagctgtaggtgtccctgttcattacagcattggattagatgacctttaaaggtcctttctaACTCAACAACTCCATGAGTCTTAACAACACAGAACCCAGACCAGGTATGGGATGAGGAGGTCAAGGGCTTTGGGGGCTGTTGGGCCCCCAGGCAACCAGTGCTCGCCTATCCCTGCCTTGCCCAGGTACGGATTGAGGGCTCAGTGAAGCGGCTGTCGGAGGAGGAATCGGAGCAGTACTTCCACTCCCGCCCTAAGGGCAGCCAGATTGGGGCAGTGGTCAGCCAACAGAGCACCGTCATCCCAGACAGAGAGGTGAGCAGGGAGGTGGGACCAGCAGGACTCCCCCCAGCTGCCACGATCCTGCCCTGATTTCAACACCTTCCCTTTCCCTGCAGTATTTGAGGAAGAAGAAcgcagagctggaggagcaaTACCGGGACACAGCAGTGCCAAAGCCAGCTTACTGGTGAGCCACGCCGGTAGGGAACTGTGGTTCCATCACACCCCGCAGTGCCCCTCACCACCTGCATTTCTCTCCCCCAGGGGAGGCTACATCCTGCAGCCGGATGTGATGGAGTTCTGGCAGGGCCAAACCAACCGCCTGCACGACCGCATCGTCTTTCGGCGCCTGCAGGACAGCGCAGCCCCCCTGGGACAAATGACCCATCGGGGTGAGGATGGCTGGGTGTTCGAGCGCCTTTCCCCATGAAGCTGCACGTTCCTGGATGCTCTCGCCTGTGCCAAATCCCCCCCACGTGTCCCCTGCTGTGTCCTGAGGAGCTGCGGCCTCCCTCTGCCCTTCcctggtggtgctgggggggCTCAGTTCAGCCCCAGAGAACCCAGATCCCTTTGTGCTCACAGCAGGCAGAGGCAGGtcggtcccacagacccctgCTTCCCACTGCCAGCGTGTGAGTAGCAATTGCCCTTGGTGGTGTTAATTAATCATGTGAATGATTGTGGAAGGGCACTGGTGAATCCCCTGCCCTtatcctgccctgctgctgggaccAATCATGCCTTGTGTTTTAGCTAGAATCATGCCTTTTTGCTCAGTCGGTGCAATAACTTCTTTAATTGTGGCTCTGATGTTGCTGTGAGTGTTCCTGGCTGGCTGTGTGTCCCATCTCCGTGGGGCTGTGGGACCCCAATCCTCACCCCATCTGTACCAGCGCCGCTCCCTGCCTGTACGTGGAAACAATAAAGTTCGATCAGAGCGGAGCAGTGCAGTGTTTGGGTTAATGTTtacccagcagagctgggcttggctgctcttcccagcagatggtgctgccggctcagcctctgcttcttCTGCTCTTGGGCCGTTTCCCAGTGAAACCAGGCGCTGATAACCTTCCCCCTTTCCCAGCTTTGTGCGCTCAGCCTCTGGCTCTCGGGGCAGCAGGGGGTCAGGAGGGTCCTCACGTGGCTCAGGTCCACCCACATCCTTATGCTGtggtgcaggagctgggaaCCCCCTGGGACTGAGCGCAGCCTGCGATGGGAGGtggcagcaaggagctgctgggccGCGCCAGGCGGCTGCGTCACACCTCTGCAGGGTGctcccctgccccagcagctccGTCTGCCCCCATTGCACTGAGTCATGCAGTCACCTTGGTCCTTCCCTGCGCTCATCCCTGGCTGAGTGCCACCGTGGTGCTTAGCAGCGTAGGGTGGGGTGGTTGTTGCTTGTCCcactgtggggctgggggctctgcTGGTGCTGGTTCTGCTCTGGGGTGATGCTGGGTGACAAGCACAGCTGCTTCTACCCCCCATTCTAGGCATCCCCGTGGTGCTGGAGCCCCAGACGCTGCTGTGATGGGCgtcaccccactgccccccttCCTCCTTTCACTTCTGGGCAGGAACcttgcagcactgccagcatgGGACAAAGAGCACCTTGTGAACCCACGTCTTCAGTGTGCAAACAGCCAGGGCGGGGGCTGCTGAGAAGCATTGGCAAAGGCTTTGTGCCACACAAACGGGGTTTGGGTCCCGGCGCTTTGGCACAGTTCAGCTTTTACAGTTGTTACAGAGCCGTTGCTTTTCCTGGTGAGCTCAGGTACGCTCTGTGGGCAGGGCAGCCATCCTGGCACCAAGGGGCAGCTCCAGCACGGCGTGGTGCCAGGCTGTGGGTGCTCCTGttgtgctgcagtggggctgggggttcCCTGCGTGCCGTGGGCCccactcacagcacagccagagctgcacCGAGAGCTCAGAACGGAGCCCTGGAGCTGCCCCAgaccctgcagctccctgggatTGCCACTGTCATGGTTCTAGGGAcagccacacacacagccaCCACGCTCCCTTTGTTCCCAGACCTGCTTTATTCGCAAAGAACAGTTGGAAGACCTCACGAAAGGCTCAGCTtccacaataaaaaaataagaacagcaaaaagagaagaggctgTGAGCTCGGCTCCCTCGCCACGGTCTGTGAGCAGCTCTCCCCTTCCGGGAGCAAAGAGCAATTCCCGGTCCTGGGCAGCAACGCAGCTCCTGCTGGGAAACCTggagccctcccagctcccaaTGGTCTCCTCAGCAGCTGCCCATCCTTTGGCCAGGcttggctgcatccagcagtGCAAAGATCAGCACAGAGGGCCGCGCAGCTCCTCTGGCTTTGGGGATGAGCAGGGCTTCGTCCTGGCGTCACCTCTGTGTTTGCTCAGGGCAGCACGCAGCCAAGGGGCTCCAGTGGTCCTGCAGCCAAACTGAGCCCCCAGTGCTTTGTCCtgggctgccctgtgccagcaggactcagcccagtgctgctcatGGGTGCCCAACAGCACAGCGAGGGGCTGCACGGCGTTggggctgtgccctgcagcgctccctgccccatccatccccccTTTGTCACCCAGTGAGCCGGCAGCCAGCGCCCACCGGGGCTGCATTTAAATAggattcttgcttttttttccttaaataaagtCCTATCTGAGTCCGTTTTCCTAACAAAGTGCCATTCGGGGGGGTGCAGCGCTGAGCCCCCCAGCTCTGTCAAGGGATCCCAATGGGGCAGCACTGGGGGTCCATGGGGGAGCAGGATGGACCCGAACTGCCCCCTCCCAGCCTCATTTCTCCTCTCGCTCGCTGTCTGCACAGAGCCCGGGGTTCTCAGCCAGCGTGGGCCTgactttcttcttctccttgaAGCGGCCGGAGTTGGACACCTTGACGTGTTTCCCTTTGGTGCTTTTATCCACGA from Lagopus muta isolate bLagMut1 chromosome 25, bLagMut1 primary, whole genome shotgun sequence carries:
- the SP2 gene encoding transcription factor Sp2 isoform X1, whose amino-acid sequence is MVSALTALLTPVFLLPPCRSSNSMAATAAVSPSEYLQPAASTAQDSQPSPLALLAATCSKIGPPAVEAAVTPPAPPQPTPRKLVPIKPAPLPLGSGKNSFGILSSKGNLFQIQGSQVGTSYPGGQLVFAIQNPTVISKGTRSSANIQYQTVPQIQAAGGQTIQVQPNLTNQIQIIPGTNQAILTPSSSSHKPVPIKPAPAQKSGASPVQGSSNVVKLSGGSNVTLTLPVNNLVNAAESSTQAQVVAESPSKPGKKTRKKAMSPSQPSAVAVAEQVETVLIETTAENIIQAGNNLLIVQSPGSGQPAVVQQVQVVQPKQESQVVQIPQQALRVVQAASATLPTVPQKSSQNIQIQTTESAPTQVYFKTPSGELQTVLLQEAPAVTVAPSSTSCSSPVSRNSGTASSSKKPTARKERPLPKIAPAGGVISLSAAQLAAAAQAMQTININGVQVQGVPVTITNAGGQQQLTVQNVSGNNLTISGLSPTQIQLQMEQALAGEMQPGEKRRRMACTCPNCKDGEKRPGDQGKKKHICHIPECGRTFRKTSLLRAHVRLHTGERPFVCNWVFCGKRFTRSDELQRHARTHTGDKRFECAQCQKRFMRSDHLTKHYKTHLITKNL
- the SP2 gene encoding transcription factor Sp2 isoform X3 produces the protein MVSALTALLTPVFLLPPCRSSNSMAATAAVSPSEYLQPAASTAQDSQPSPLALLAATCSKIGPPAVEAAVTPPAPPQPTPRKLVPIKPAPLPLGSGKNSFGILSSKGNLFQIQGSQVGTSYPGGQLVFAIQNPTVISKGTRSSANIQYQTVPQIQAAGGQTIQVQPNLTNQIQIIPGTNQAILTPSSSSHKPVPIKPAPAQKSGASPVQGSSNVVKLSGGSNVTLTLPVNNLVNAAESSTQAQVVAESPSKPGKKTRKKAMSPSQPSAVAVAEQVETVLIETTAENIIQAGNNLLIVQSPGSGQPAVVQQVQVVQPKQESQVVQIPQQALRVVQAASATLPTVPQKSSQNIQIQTTESAPTQVYFKTPSGELQTVLLQEAPAVTVAPSSTSCSSPVSRNSGTASSSKKPTARKERPLPKIAPAGGVISLSAAQLAAAAQAMQTININGVQVQGVPVTITNAGAPITAARVLCRAQAATSVSARAWSGP
- the SP2 gene encoding transcription factor Sp2 isoform X2, whose product is MAATAAVSPSEYLQPAASTAQDSQPSPLALLAATCSKIGPPAVEAAVTPPAPPQPTPRKLVPIKPAPLPLGSGKNSFGILSSKGNLFQIQGSQVGTSYPGGQLVFAIQNPTVISKGTRSSANIQYQTVPQIQAAGGQTIQVQPNLTNQIQIIPGTNQAILTPSSSSHKPVPIKPAPAQKSGASPVQGSSNVVKLSGGSNVTLTLPVNNLVNAAESSTQAQVVAESPSKPGKKTRKKAMSPSQPSAVAVAEQVETVLIETTAENIIQAGNNLLIVQSPGSGQPAVVQQVQVVQPKQESQVVQIPQQALRVVQAASATLPTVPQKSSQNIQIQTTESAPTQVYFKTPSGELQTVLLQEAPAVTVAPSSTSCSSPVSRNSGTASSSKKPTARKERPLPKIAPAGGVISLSAAQLAAAAQAMQTININGVQVQGVPVTITNAGGQQQLTVQNVSGNNLTISGLSPTQIQLQMEQALAGEMQPGEKRRRMACTCPNCKDGEKRPGDQGKKKHICHIPECGRTFRKTSLLRAHVRLHTGERPFVCNWVFCGKRFTRSDELQRHARTHTGDKRFECAQCQKRFMRSDHLTKHYKTHLITKNL
- the PNPO gene encoding pyridoxine-5'-phosphate oxidase → MGALCAACPRAGVWPVGGASLNAASYWLPDGREAGGRCPRGAPSYWLNTCERAGGGDIAERGVRPCAVRCRSAAVAMDLGPLRMGYRGDEEAFEERHLASRHPIEQFAAWFTEAARCPAVGEANAMCLATCGRDGRPSARMVLLKGFGRDGFRFFTNYESRKGRELDANPFASVVFYWEPLHRQVRIEGSVKRLSEEESEQYFHSRPKGSQIGAVVSQQSTVIPDREYLRKKNAELEEQYRDTAVPKPAYWGGYILQPDVMEFWQGQTNRLHDRIVFRRLQDSAAPLGQMTHRGEDGWVFERLSP